The Parambassis ranga chromosome 1, fParRan2.1, whole genome shotgun sequence genome includes a region encoding these proteins:
- the hadh gene encoding hydroxyacyl-coenzyme A dehydrogenase, mitochondrial gives MAFFHQICRGFSSSAVRAVVIKHVTIIGGGQMGSGIAQVAASTGHSVTLVDTSEDILKKSVKTIEGSLRRVVKKKFADKPEAGEEYVQKVLKNVSTSSDAGSAAQGTDLVLEAIVENLQVKQDLFSHLDKLAPAHTIFASNTSSLSISDIASSTSRLDRFGGLHFFNPVPMMKLVEVCGTSATSQETFDSLMNFSKELGKTPVSCKDTPGFIVNRLLVPYILEAYHLHERGHGSKEDVDIAMKLGAGYPMGPFELSDYIGLDTIKFILDGWRVMDPNNPSFAPSELLNKLVAEGKLGKKTGEGFYKYK, from the exons ATGGCTTTCTTCCACCAGATCTGCAGAGGTTTTTCATCTTCGGCTGTCAGAGCTGTCGTTATTAAACATGTCACCATCATCGGAGGAGGACAGATGGGCTCGGGTATTGCACAG GTTGCCGCTTCTACGGGGCACTCGGTGACACTGGTGGACACCTCTGAGGACATCCTGAAAAAGTCTGTCAAAACAATCGAGGGCAGCCTCAGAAGAGTGGTCAAGAAGAAGTTTGCTGATAAGCCAGAG GCAGGTGAAGAGTACGTCCAGAAAGTCCTGAAGAATGTGTCCACCTCGAGTGACGCAGGCTCAGCAGCTCAGGGCACAGACCTGGTGTTGGAGGCCATTGTGGAAAATCTACAAGTCAAACAGGATCTCTTTAGTCATCTTGACAAACTGGCACCTGC ACACACCATCTTTGCCAGTAACACATCCTCCCTGTCTATCTCAGACATTGCTAGCTCCACCAGCAGACTGGACAGATTTGGTGGCCTTCACTTCTTCAACCCAGTTCCCATGATGAAGCTTGTAGAG GTCTGTGGAACCTCTGCAACAAGCCAAGAAACCTTTGATTCCCTCATGAACTTCAGCAAAGAGCTTGGAAAGACACCAGTGTCCTGCAAG GACACCCCCGGGTTTATTGTAAACCGCCTGTTAGTGCCTTACATACTGGAGGCCTACCACTTGCATGAGAGAG GCCATGGATCCAAAGAAGACGTTGATATTGCTATGAAGCTTGGCGCTGGTTATCCAATGGGGCCCTTTGAGCTCTCTGACTATATTGGACTTGACACAATAAAATTCATTTTAGATG GTTGGAGAGTAATGGATCCCAACAACCCGTCCTTTGCCCCAAGCGAACTTCTGAACAAGTTGGTCGCCGAGGGGAAATTGGGCAAGAAGACAGGAGAAGGATTCTACAAGTACAAGTAG
- the cyp2u1 gene encoding cytochrome P450 2U1, whose product MSSWLMHLSSSFLSHANIAALTVFLLVYYLLVVYRKQQNLKNIPPGPKPWPIVGNFGGFLIPSFMRGRYGHQSESTADMNAMDVFAQQAKVYGNVYSIFAGSQLIVVLNGYEVVKDALSNHPEVFSDRPDIPAVTIMTKRKGIVFAPYGPVWRKQRKFCHTTLRNFGLGKLSLEPCIQQGLATIKTELLRLNEECGAAGVDLTPLISNAVSNVICSLILGQRFHHEDREFRTMLDLMVRGLEICVNSPAVLINIFPLLYYLPFGVFKELRQVERDITIFLKRIITKHRETLDPENPRDLADMYLMEMLAQQAAVDEDNSFTEDYLFYIIGDLFIAGTDTTTNSVLWVLLYMALHTDVQDKVQAEIDKIVGRQRVPSLTDRGRLPFTEATIMEVQRLTVVVPLGIPHMASETTEFRGYTIPKGTVILPNLWSVHRDSTLWEDADTFNPARFLDHEGKLLRKECFIPFGIGRRVCMGEQLAKMELFLTVTSLLQAFIFRLPEGKPSPPLRGRFGLTLAPCPYTVCVSARS is encoded by the exons ATGTCGTCATGGCTGATGCACCTGAGCAGCTCTTTTCTGTCTCATGCAAACATCGCAGCTTTAACGGTCTTCTTGCTGGTGTATTATTTACTTGTTGTTTACCGGAAACAGCAGAACCTTAAAAATATTCCTCCAGGTCCGAAGCCATGGCCGATAGTCGGCAACTTCGGAGGCTTTCTAATCCCCTCTTTCATGCGGGGGAGATACGGACATCAGTCAGAGAGCACCGCCGACATGAACGCCATGGATGTCTTTGCACAGCAAGCCAAAGTGTACGGTAACGTGTACAGTATTTTTGCAGGGAGTCAGCTGATTGTTGTGCTTAATGGTTATGAGGTGGTGAAAGATGCGCTGTCGAACCATCCCGAGGTGTTCTCAGACAGACCGGACATCCCTGCTGTCACCATCATGACCAAGCGCAAAG GTATAGTCTTTGCACCTTATGGGCCAGTATGGAGAAAGCAACGCAAGTTCTGCCACACCACACTTAGAAACTTTGGCCTGGGGAAGCTGAGCCTGGAGCCGTGCATCCAGCAAGGCCTAGCTACCATCAAAACAGAGCTGCTCCGACTGAACGAGGAGTGTGGTGCCGCTGGCGTGGACCTGACTCCACTCATCAGCAATGCAGTGTCCAACGTTATCTGCTCGCTGATCCTGGGTCAGCGCTTCCATCACGAGGATCGAGAGTTCCGCACCATGCTGGACCTAATGGTGCGTGGGTTggagatctgtgtgaacagccCTGCAGTCCTCATCAACATCTTTCCTCTGCTCTACTATTTGCCTTTTGGGGTGTTTAAGGAGTTACGGCAGGTGGAAAGAGACATCACCATTTTTCTGAAGAGGATCATTACAAAGCACCGTGAAACCTTAGATCCTGAAAACCCCCGGGATCTTGCAGACATGTACTTGATGGAGATGTTGGCTCAGCAAGCTGCTGTAGATGAGGACAATAGTTTCACAGAGGATTATCTCTTTTATATTATAGGAGACCTGTTCATTGCTGGCACTGACACCACCACTAATTCAGTTTTGTGGGTTCTGCTCTATATGGCCTTACATACTGATGTACAAG ACAAGGTCCAGGCAGAGATTGATAAAATCGTTGGCAGACAGCGGGTGCCATCTTTGACTGACAGAGGAAGATTGCCTTTTACTGAAGCCACCATCATGGAGGTGCAGAGACTGACTGTAGTGGTTCCATTGGGTATTCCTCACATGGCCTCAGAGACAACAG AGTTTAGAGGCTACACTATTCCCAAAGGAACCGTTATTTTGCCCAACCTGTGGTCAGTCCACAGAGACTCCACTCTGTGGGAGGATGCCGACACTTTTAACCCAGCACGCTTCCTGGACCATGAGGGAAAACTTCTCAGGAAAGAGTGCTTCATACCGTTTGGGATTG GTCGCAGAGTGTGCATGGGTGAACAATTAGCAAAAATGGAGCTGTTCCTGACAGTCACCAGCTTACTACAAGCCTTCATATTCAGACTCCCTGAGGGAAAACCTTCTCCTCCGCTGCGAGGACGCTTTGGCCTGACACTAGCACCCTGCCCgtatactgtgtgtgtcagtgctcgcAGTTaa
- the sgms2a gene encoding phosphatidylcholine:ceramide cholinephosphotransferase 2: protein MASQELVDTRDSATHNLNPGMEGGAVPGSGKTCPVHIPGGEDTKRAFRKGIGRHNDYVKISVPDSKVNLLPTEWWKTALAVFYAGFNLVLTTVVITVVHERVPPKESSPPLPDKFFDYIDRVKWAFTVTEINGMVLLVIWTIQLFFFRYKSIACRRFFFLIGTLYLYRCVTMYITTLPVPGMHMTCAPKLHGDSHAKLQRILQLISGGGLSITNSHLLCGDFLYSGHTVMLTLTYLFIKEYSPRSFWWYHLMCWLLSAVGVVCILVAHEHYSVDVVVAYFITSRLFWWYHTMANLQTLKCSPNNYLTNTWWNPLFNFLERNVQTSVPCTYSWPITWPPACLKNPCKKYSMVQSTREE from the exons ATGGCATCACAGGAGCTTGTGGATACAAGAGACTCTGCCACTCATAACCTGAACCCAGGAATGGAAGGTGGTGCAGTGCCCGGCAGCGGTAAAACTTGCCCTGTCCACATTCCTGGTGGGGAGGACACAAAAAGGGCCTTCCGGAAAGGCATAGGGAGGCACAATGATTATGTCAAGATCTCTGTGCCGGACTCCAAGGTCAATCTTCTTCCCACAGAGTGGTGGAAAACTGCACTTGCTGTCTTCTATGCTGGGTTTAACTTGGTCCTGACAACAGTTGTCATCACTGTTGTCCATGAGAGGGTCCCACCCAAAGAAAGCAGCCCACCTCTTCCTGATAAATTTTTTGACTACATTGATAGGGTGAAGTGGGCATTTACAGTAACAGAGATCAATGGCATGGTGCTGCTCGTCATTTGGACGATCCAGttgttcttctttagatacaa GTCAATAGCCTGCAGacgcttcttcttcctcattgGCACCTTGTACCTGTACCGCTGTGTCACCATGTACATCACCACTTTGCCTGTACCTGGCATGCATATGACTTGTGCTCCTAAG CTTCATGGAGACTCCCATGCAAAACTCCAGCGAATTCTGCAGCTTATTTCTGGCGGTGGACTTTCCATTACTAACTCCCATCTCTTGTGTGGAGACTTCCTCTACAGCGGGCACACAGTTATGCTCACCCTCACCTATCTGTTCATCAAGGAGT ACTCACCGCGGTCATTTTGGTGGTACCATCTGATGTGCTGGCTGCTGAGTGCAGTGGGTGTGGTGTGCATCTTGGTGGCACATGAGCACTACAGCGTGGATGTGGTTGTGGCCTATTTTATCACCTCCCGTCTGTTCTGGTGGTACCACACCATGGCCAACTTACAG ACTCTGAAATGCTCACCCAACAACTACCTCACCAACACCTGGTGGAACCCACTGTTCAACTTCTTGGAGAGGAACGTCCAAACCTCAGTGCCATGCACCTACAGCTGGCCCATCACTTGGCCTCCTGCCTGCCTTAAGAACCCCTGCAAGAAGTACTCCATGGTACAGAGCACACGAGAGGAGTGA
- the papss1 gene encoding bifunctional 3'-phosphoadenosine 5'-phosphosulfate synthase 1, whose protein sequence is MEINANSNKKQKLGNAAESWGMQRATNVTYQAHHVSRNKRGQVVGTRGGFRGCTVWLTGLSGAGKTTVSMALEEYLVCHGIPCYTLDGDNIRQGLNKNLGFSPEDREENIRRIAEVARLFADAGLVCIASFISPYSRDRLNARKIHEAAGLPFFEVFVDAPLDVCEQRDVKGLYKKARAGEIRGFTGIDSEYEKPEAPELVLKTDFCSVNECIQQLIDLLQERDIVPVDASYEVKELYVQENKLDLAKADAETLPSVQIGKVDMQWVQVLAEGWATPLNGFMREREFLQCLHFDCLLDGGVINLSVPVVLPVSTADKERLDGVTAMALVYEGRRVAILRNPEFYEHRKEERCARQWGTTCKDHPYIKMVMESGDWLVGGDLQVLDRIYWNDGLDQYRLTPTELKQKFKEMNADAVFAFQLRNPVHNGHALLMQDTQRRLIERGYRRPVLLLHPLGGWTKDDDVPLPWRMKQHAAVLEEGVLDPDSTIVAIFPSPMMYAGPTEVQWHCRARMVAGANFYIVGRDPAGMPHPETGKDLYEPNHGAKVLTMAPGLITLEIVPFKVAAYNKVKKAMDFYDSKNHQDYDFISGTRMRKMAREGENPPDGFMAPKAWAVLKEYYKSLEKA, encoded by the exons ATGGAGATCAATGCTAACTCGAACAAGAAGCAGAAACTGGGCAACGCTGCCGAGAGCTGG GGAATGCAACGTGCAACTAATGTCACCTATCAAGCTCATCATGTAAGCCGAAACAAGCGTGGACAGGTTGTGGGCACAAGAGGAGGATTCAGAGGATGCACCGTGTGGCTGACTG GTTTGTCTGGTGCTGGAAAGACCACTGTGAGCATGGCTTTGGAGGAGTACCTTGTGTGTCATGGTATCCCCTGCTATACCCTGGATGGTGACAACATCCGTCAGGGTCTTAACAAGAACCTGGGTTTTAGCCCAGAGGACCGGGAAGAGAACATTAGACGCATTGCTGAGGTGGCCCGGCTTTTTGCTGATGCAGGGTTGGTCTGCATTGCCAGTTTCATCTCTCCCTACAGCAGG GATCGCCTCAATGCCAGGAAGATCCACGAGGCTGCAGGGCTTCCCTTCTTTGAAGTTTTTGTTGACGCCCCCTTGGATGTTTGTGAACAGAGGGATGTGAAGGGACTTTACAAGAAGGCCAGAGCAGGGGAGATAAGAG gtttcACTGGCATTGACTCAGAGTATGAGAAGCCAGAGGCTCCAGAGCTGGTGCTGAAGACTGATTTTTGCAGTGTGAATGAGTGCATACAGCAGCTTATTGACCTGCTCCAGGAGAGG GATATTGTCCCCGTTGATGCTTCGTATGAAGTGAAAGAGCTCTATGTTCAGGAGAATAAACTGGACCTGGCTAAGGCTGATGCGGAGACTCTTCCATCTGTACAGATTGGGAAG GTGGACATGCAGTGGGTCCAGGTGCTGGCTGAAGGCTGGGCCACTCCACTGAATGGCtttatgagagagagagagtttttgCAGTGTCTTCATTTTGACTGTCTGTTGGATG GTGGTGTTATCAACCTTTCAGTGCCGGTGGTGTTGCCAGTGTCAACTGCTGATAAAGAGCGCTTGGATGGCGTAACAGCCATGGCCCTGGTCTACGAGGGAAGACGAGTTGCCATTCTTCGTAACCCTGAGTTTTATGAACACCGGAAGGAGGAGCGCTGCGCCCGGCAGTGGGGCACCACCTGCAAAGACCACCCCTACATCAAG ATGGTGATGGAAAGTGGGGACTGGCTGGTTGGTGGAGACCTGCAGGTTCTGGACAGGATTTATTGGAATGATGGACTCGACCAGTACCGACTGACACCAACTGAGCTCAAACAGAAGTTTAAAGAAATGAACGCAG ATGCCGTGTTTGCTTTTCAGCTCCGTAACCCAGTCCATAACGGCCACGCTCTGCTGATGCAGGACACCCAAAGGCGTCTCATTGAGCGAGGGTACCGTCGGCCTGTTCTGCTGCTCCACCCTTTGGGAGGCTGGACCAAAGATGATGATGTGCCACTGCCATGGAGAATGAAgcagcatgctgctgtgctgGAAGAGGGCGTCCTGGACCCAGATTCTACCATTGTTGCTATTTTTCCCTCACCCATGATGTATGCAGGGCCAACTGAG GTTCAGTGGCATTGCAGAGCACGAATGGTGGCTGGTGCCAATTTCTACATTGTGGGTCGTGACCCTGCCGGCATGCCTCACCCTGAGACAGGAAAGGACCTGTACGAGCCCAATCATGGAGCCAAAGTCCTCACTATGGCACCAGGCCTCATCACCCTTGAGATTGTACCGTTCAAGGTCGCTGCTTACAACAAGGTCAAAAAAGCAATGGACTTCTATGACTCTAAAAA CCATCAAGATTACGACTTCATCTCAGGCACACGCATGCGTAAGATGGCTCGAGAGGGAGAGAACCCTCCTGATGGCTTCATGGCGCCGAAGGCCTGGGCTGTGCTGAAAGAATACTATAAGTCACTGGAGAAGGCATAA